From the genome of Sulfurovum sp. NBC37-1, one region includes:
- a CDS encoding phosphatidylserine decarboxylase, with protein MNRILNRLIKLIGIALLANTLSLYAAHLDAKNPCYQSIKKIDETYKKDKVFKLLMDQSFTHMVEAPEGYMRGGNPWIGKSYKDLPPFLEEWCEFLPKAIGSGDDGLKYIQEMDMFSYKNPFAKTLFQSKTGMKLFGNYMKEYGHFMDTPASGRYIAEWLNDDRIEKEDYALPDPKADTGGFKTFNQFFSRRLKDHKESRPQTMPNRDYVITAPTDCIINSIPQVLIDENTLIATKGHQKLNLKQMFDDSRYYKKFLGGTAVSCVLMPNTYHHYHSPIDGKIVESKIIRGALLGMDDFPSFVPKYGNVGYYGTDFNQFSSYKRGYFIGDTGKYGYVGMVAVGLSNIGSIVFNKKYKNMTRPVPVKRGDELGYFLYGGSLFIMFFEKGKFKSDAIRVRLGNQIGTFDTP; from the coding sequence ATGAACAGAATATTGAACCGTTTAATCAAGCTAATAGGTATTGCGCTCTTGGCAAACACCCTATCGCTCTATGCAGCTCATCTGGATGCAAAGAACCCTTGTTATCAGTCGATTAAAAAAATAGATGAAACATACAAAAAGGATAAAGTATTCAAATTATTAATGGACCAATCTTTTACGCATATGGTTGAAGCTCCGGAAGGCTATATGCGTGGCGGAAACCCCTGGATAGGCAAAAGCTACAAAGACCTGCCGCCTTTTCTTGAAGAGTGGTGCGAGTTTCTGCCAAAAGCTATAGGGAGTGGGGATGACGGCTTGAAATATATTCAGGAGATGGATATGTTCAGCTATAAAAACCCTTTTGCCAAAACATTGTTTCAAAGCAAAACAGGAATGAAGCTTTTTGGTAACTATATGAAAGAGTATGGCCACTTCATGGATACACCGGCCTCCGGAAGATATATTGCCGAATGGCTTAATGATGACAGGATCGAAAAAGAGGATTATGCCTTGCCTGATCCCAAAGCGGATACTGGCGGGTTCAAAACTTTTAATCAATTTTTTTCAAGAAGATTGAAAGATCACAAAGAGAGCCGTCCCCAGACGATGCCAAATCGTGACTATGTTATCACAGCACCTACAGACTGCATTATCAATTCTATTCCCCAGGTTTTGATCGATGAAAACACACTGATTGCAACCAAGGGACACCAGAAACTCAATCTCAAACAGATGTTTGATGATTCGAGATACTATAAAAAGTTTTTGGGCGGTACGGCAGTATCATGTGTCCTGATGCCAAATACCTATCACCACTACCATTCACCCATAGATGGAAAGATAGTTGAATCCAAAATTATCAGGGGTGCCCTGTTGGGCATGGACGACTTCCCCTCCTTTGTGCCAAAATACGGCAATGTCGGCTATTACGGTACGGATTTCAATCAGTTCAGCAGCTATAAACGGGGATACTTTATCGGAGATACCGGTAAATACGGATATGTCGGCATGGTGGCAGTCGGCTTGAGCAATATCGGTTCTATCGTTTTCAATAAGAAGTATAAAAATATGACCAGGCCGGTTCCCGTCAAAAGAGGGGATGAATTAGGTTATTTTCTGTATGGAGGATCACTCTTCATAATGTTCTTTGAAAAAGGGAAGTTCAAATCGGACGCCATCAGAGTCCGGCTCGGAAATCAGATAGGTACTTTTGATACTCCATGA
- a CDS encoding dipeptidase — protein sequence MKVSIRQLTLFTLLSSIPLFSCTTMIITKGASKDGSVFVAHSDDSEMFDNRLVYVPAADHKEGSTRPVYYDPSSLGSRPEYNANVLRRYIGTHRGPIYVDNDMPQSIPLGFIPQVAHTYAYMDGSYGLMNEHQLMMGEATNGSKVTLEPEPGKRIFYSAELARVAMERCKTARCAIKLMGELIDTYGYYGTGEVLPVADTKEGWVFEMAPSPDKSKGLWVAKKVPDGEIFVAANEFRIREVDPNDPDMMYSKNLFDVAKKHQWWNPKKGKLDWLRTVSEGEYSHPYYSLHRVWRLQSKIAPSLKLSPWVKDGFTRKYPFSIKPDKKLGVQDVINLYRDYYQGTEFDQSKGITAGPFENPYRYTGPMDASGDTGKLTGRKGAWERPLSIYRSGYTYVAQARSWLPDPVGGLFWFAPDEPMSSVITPFYVGAHDPVPKPYYTGFSDKFDQESVWWAFNFVANWAAIKYSYIIQDIKEKQNELELAAIEGTKAIEKSALEVYKKDPEQAKAMLSEFSRNTAMNVYRTWWKLAWKLVAKYSDGYVNEPGKMAQEVGYPKAWYKRSEWKNGPIRYEKPKKMHPGD from the coding sequence ATGAAAGTATCTATCAGACAGCTGACTCTCTTCACACTGCTCAGCTCAATCCCTCTCTTCTCCTGCACTACAATGATCATCACAAAGGGAGCCAGCAAGGACGGTTCCGTCTTTGTCGCGCACTCTGATGACAGCGAAATGTTCGATAACCGTCTGGTCTATGTCCCGGCCGCAGATCACAAAGAGGGCTCAACACGACCTGTTTATTATGATCCCTCTTCACTGGGTAGCAGACCGGAATACAATGCCAATGTCCTGAGGCGATATATTGGTACTCATAGAGGACCTATCTATGTGGACAATGATATGCCCCAAAGCATCCCTCTGGGCTTCATCCCCCAAGTAGCACACACCTATGCCTATATGGATGGCAGCTATGGATTGATGAATGAGCATCAGTTGATGATGGGCGAAGCGACCAATGGTTCCAAGGTGACGCTGGAGCCCGAGCCTGGTAAAAGAATATTTTACAGTGCCGAATTGGCTCGTGTCGCAATGGAGCGCTGCAAAACAGCCAGATGCGCCATCAAGCTTATGGGGGAGCTGATCGACACCTATGGCTATTATGGTACGGGGGAAGTGCTGCCTGTTGCTGATACCAAAGAGGGATGGGTCTTTGAGATGGCACCCAGCCCGGACAAAAGCAAGGGACTATGGGTAGCCAAAAAAGTTCCCGACGGCGAGATCTTCGTCGCGGCCAACGAGTTCCGTATCCGTGAAGTCGATCCGAATGATCCTGATATGATGTATTCCAAAAATCTTTTTGATGTCGCAAAAAAGCATCAATGGTGGAATCCCAAAAAAGGAAAACTTGACTGGCTGCGTACTGTCAGCGAAGGAGAGTACAGCCACCCCTACTACTCACTCCATCGTGTCTGGAGGCTACAATCCAAGATCGCACCTTCACTCAAACTCTCCCCTTGGGTCAAAGACGGTTTTACCAGGAAGTACCCCTTCTCCATCAAACCTGATAAAAAACTGGGTGTACAGGATGTCATAAACCTTTATAGAGATTATTATCAGGGGACGGAATTTGATCAAAGCAAGGGTATCACTGCCGGGCCTTTTGAAAACCCCTATCGTTATACAGGCCCGATGGATGCCAGCGGTGATACAGGCAAACTGACCGGACGTAAAGGTGCCTGGGAGCGTCCTCTCTCTATTTACCGTTCGGGATATACCTATGTGGCCCAAGCGCGCAGTTGGCTGCCTGACCCTGTCGGTGGACTGTTTTGGTTTGCTCCGGATGAGCCAATGAGTTCTGTTATCACACCCTTTTATGTAGGTGCACATGACCCTGTGCCGAAGCCGTACTATACCGGTTTCAGTGACAAGTTTGATCAAGAAAGTGTCTGGTGGGCTTTTAACTTCGTAGCCAACTGGGCTGCGATCAAATACAGCTACATTATCCAGGACATCAAAGAGAAGCAGAACGAGTTGGAACTTGCGGCCATAGAAGGGACCAAAGCAATCGAAAAGTCTGCTCTTGAAGTCTATAAGAAAGATCCGGAACAAGCCAAAGCAATGCTCAGTGAATTTTCACGCAATACGGCGATGAATGTCTATCGTACCTGGTGGAAACTTGCCTGGAAGCTGGTAGCCAAATACAGTGACGGTTATGTCAATGAACCGGGGAAGATGGCACAGGAAGTTGGCTATCCCAAAGCCTGGTACAAACGCTCCGAGTGGAAGAATGGTCCGATCCGTTACGAAAAGCCCAAGAAGATGCACCCGGGGGATTAA